A stretch of DNA from Streptomyces sp. NBC_01197:
CTGCTGGTGGCCCTGGGGTCCCTGGTGCCGGTGGTGCCCACAGGCGCGCTGGTGAGTTCCGCGGCCGTGGTCGCCTTCCACCAGACCGATCCGCCGGCGCTCCTCTTCGTGTTCGCGGTGGCGTCGTCCGCCGCCTTCATCGGGGACATCGCGCTGTACTGGCTCGGCCGGCGCGGTGTGCACTCCAAGAACGGCTCGCGCTGGCTGGAGGCGCTGCGCAACCGGGTCCCGCAGGCGCGTCTGGCGAAGGCGCAGGGCCAGCTCGACCAGCACAGCAAGTCGGTGCTCGTGCTCTCCCGGCTGGTCCCGGCCGGGCGGATCCCGGTGATGCTGGCCTGTCTGCTCGGCGAGATGCCGCTGCGCAGGTTCGCCCGCGGCGACATCCCGGCCTGTCTCGCCTGGGCCGCCGCCTACCAGCTCATCGGCATACTCGGCGGCTCGCTCTTCGACGAGCCCTGGAAGGGCGTGGTCGTGGCGGTCGTACTCACCCTGCTGGTGAGCGGGGCGCCCGCCGCGTGGCGCAGGCTCAGGACGGGCACCGGTTCGCCCGCGCCCCGCTGATCTCTCCCCCAGGGCCCGCCAACTCCCCTCCTGCCGGGCCCCGTTCGCACTGCCCCACCCCTACCCGTAGTACTTGGGAGTGACGCGGGAGGTTCGCTCCGCAGCGGGACGCCGGCCAGGCAGGCTGATCCATAACTTCGGTACCGGAAGTACGAAGCCATCCGGTACGGAAGGACCATCCATGGCGTCCCGCCCGCACAGCATCCGACTGCGCCGCGCCCTGCTCACCGCACTCGTCACCGCTTCGGTGGCCGTGCCGGTGTCGGGCGCGGCCCGCCCGGCGGCCGTCACCGCACCCGCGCCCACCGCCCTGGCCCCGCTGCGGTCCGTGGCCCCGGCGGCCCTCGCCGTGCGGTACGCCGGGACCCGCGCCGACATCAGGGCTGCGGCGCGTACCGCCCTGGCCGACGGCGACACCGAGCGCGCCGGGTCGCTGCGTGTCATGGCAGGGCCGGGGCGCCACTTCCTCGCCTTCGACGGGCGCGACGGCGGGCGCACCGCCGAGGTCTTCGGCGACCTGTCGCGGGCCCGGCGGATCGCCGTACTGGTCCCGGGTTCCGACACCGGACTCGACCAGTACGGACGGCTGCTGGCCGGTGCGGAGGCGCTGCAACGGCAGTTGGGCGGCGGGGCGGCCGTGGTGGCCTGGCTCGGGTACGCGACACCCGCCACAGTGAGCCCCACCGTCCTGACCACCGACCGCGCGGACGAAGCGGCGCCCGTACTGCGCCGCTTCGTACGGGAGTTGGGCGGGGCCACGCCGGCCGCCCGGATCTCGCTGCTCTGCCACTCCTACGGTTCGGTGGTCTGCGGACGGGCCGCCTCCGGTCTCGACGTGGCCGGCATCGTGCTGTACGGCAGCCCGGGCGCCGGGCGCGGCAGCGCCGCCGCCATGCACACCCGGGCCACCGTCTGGGCGGCCCGGGGCGGCGGCGACTGGATCGCCGACGTCCCCCACATACGGATCCCGCTGCCGTTCGTCACCGTCGGGCTCGGCGCCGACCCGGTCGCGGCGGGCTTCGGCGCCCGGGTGTTCGACGCGGGCGGCGGCGGCCACAGCGACTATCTGAAACCCGGTTCGCTGTCGCTCGCGAATCTCGCCCGGATCGTCTCGGGGCAGACCCCTTCCGGGGTGGTCCGCCATGCGTGATCTGGTCCGGCGGATCGAGTCCGCGACCCCGCCCGGCCGTGACCGGGCCGTCGACGCGCTGCGCGCCCTCGCCATCCTCGGTGTGGTGCTCGGCCACTGGCTGGTGACGGCCCTGGTCACCGACAGCGGCACGGTGCACGGCGCGAGCCCGCTTCGGTACATGCCCGAACTCACCCCGGTCTCCTGGCTGTTCCAGACCCTGGCGGTCTTCTTCCTGGTGGGTGGTCAGGTGGGCGCGGTGAGTTACGCGACGGCCCGGGGCCAGGGCGTCACCTACCAGCAGTGGCTCGGGGCCCGGCTGGTGCGGCTGGGCCGGCCGGTCGCCGCCGTACTGGTGGTGTGGACCGTGGCGGCTGCTGTGATGCTCGTGTCGGGCACCGGCCCGGAGACCGTGCGCACGCTGATCGAACTGGTGCTGTCGCCGCTCTGGTTCCTGCTGGTCTTCGCGGGGCTCACCGCGGCGACACCGCTGGTCACCCGCTTGCACCCGCTGTGGCCGATCGCCGTCGTGCTGCATGTCGACCTGATCCGCTTCGGCCTCGGCGGGCCGTCCTGGCTCGGCTGGGTCAATGTGGCGGCGGGCTGGCTCGTTCCGTACTGCGTGGGCACGGCCTGGGCGCGCGGCGCGCTCAAGGACCGCCGTACTGCCTGGACGCTGCTGCTGGGCGGCGCCGCGGTAACCGCGGGGCTCGTCCTGTGGGCGGGATACCCGGCGTCCATGGTCGGGGTGCCGGGCTCCCGGATATCGAACCTCGACCCGCCCACCCTCGCCGCCGTCACCTTCGGTCTCGCCCAGTGCGGAGCCGCTCTGCTGCTGCTCGGCCCGTTGCGCCGGGCGCTGGCGCGACCGGCCGCCTGGGCCTCGGTGGCGCTGGTCAATCTCTCCGCGATGACGGTCTTCCTCTGGCACCAGACCGCGATGATGGCGGTCACCGCCGTCGGTATGCTCACCGGCCGGGCACTGCCGGGCCTGCACACCGTCCCGGACGGCTGGGGCTGGGTGCTCGCCCGGCCGGCCTGGCTGCCGGTGTTCGCCGTGGCGCTGCTGGTGTGCTGGGCCGCGTTCCACACGTACGAGCAGGGGCGGCGCGGGCACAGCAGGGTCGTAAGGACCGGGGCGCCCGCCCCACGGGGGGAGACACATCATGACCATGCCTGAGGCGGACCGGATGACACAGCAGGAGCCGCCCCGGTGGAGCCGGGAACGGGCGGGGGCAGCCCTGCGCCGCGCTCCGCGCGCCCTGCTGCACGATCTGACGGACCCGGCCGACCCAGTCAGGGAGCGGTCCGGCCGTGCGTCCTGGCGGCCGGCGCTGGCGGTTCCCCTGGTCCTGTGCGCGGTGCTGCTCGCCCTGATGCAGGCCAACAGTCTTGCGCCGGGCAACGGCGGTGACATACCCGGGTTCACCGTGCTGCTGGGCCTCGCCCAGGGGGTGGCGCTCGCCGCCGGGATGTTCCGCCCCGTGGCCGCCTGGTGGGCGTCGACCGGCCTGCTGATCGCCACCGTCGGCCTCACCGAGCCGGGGCTCGGCGCCAATGTGCCCTACCCATGGACCGTTCCCGGGATGTTCCTTACCGGCGGGACGCTGTTCCTGCTGGCGTTGCGGGTACGGCCCCGGCGGGCGGGCGGGGCGCTGGTGGTCACGCTGCTCGCCGGAGCGGCCTGCACCGTCCTCACCTCGCGGCCGCACGACTTCGACCTCGACCGCGCGGTCCCCGTCCTGCTCGCCGTCGTGGTGGTCGCCTCCTCGCTGCGCGGCCTGCGGAAGGCCCGCAGGGAGACCGACGCCCAGGCCGAACTCACGGCCGAGGAGCGGACCCTGCGCACCCTCCTGGAGGAGCGGAACCGGATCGCCCGCGAGCTGCACGACGTCGTGGCGCACCACATGTCGGTCATCTCCATCCAGGCGCAGGTCGCCCCCCATCTGGTCGAGAACCCGTCGGACGAGCTGCGGGAGAACCTGGCGGGCATCCGCGAGAACGCCGTGACCGCGCTCACCGAACTGCGCCGCGTCCTGGGGGTGCTGCGCTCCGACGACGCGTCGGACGACAGCCTGCGGCACGCGCCGCAGCCCACCCTGGACCAGCTGGACGCGCTCCTCGGCCGGGTGCGCAACGCCGGACTCACCGTCACCGCGGAGACCACCGGGCTCCCGTACGCCCTGCCGCCGGGTGTCGGTCTCACGGCGTTCCGTATCGTTCAGGAAGCGCTCAGCAATGTGCTGCGCCACGCGCCCGGAGCGGAGGTACAGGTGGAGATCGCGTACCGGTCGTCCGCCGTCGGCGTACGGGTCACCAACACCGCACCGGCCGGAAAGCCCGCACCCGCGACCGCACCCGGCGTCGGCCACGGGCTGCTGGGTATGCGCGAGCGCGCCGCCATGCTGGGCGGCGACTTCGCCGACGGGCCGACCCCCGGTGGCGGTTACGAGGTGGCGGCGATACTTCCCCTGGAGGGGCCCTCATGACCATCCGGGTGCTGATTGCCGACGACCAGATGATGGTCCGCCAGGGTTTCACGGTGCTGCTCAACGCGGAGCCGGACATCGAGGTCGTCGGCCAGGCCGTCGACGGCCTCGACGCCATCGCCCGGGTCGCCGAACTCGCCCCGGACGTCGTCCTGATGGACATCCGGATGCCCGGACTCGGCGGCATCGAGGCCACCCGCCGGATCACCGGCCCCGGCGGCGGGGCCGTGCGGGTCCTGGTGCTGACGACCTTCGATCTGGACGAGTACGTGTACGAGGCGCTCCGCGCGGGCGCTGCGGGCTTCCTCCTGAAGGACGCGTCGGCGGACGAACTCGCCCGTGCCGTACGGGTGGTGGCCGCCGGTGACGCGCTGCTCGCCCCGAACATCACCAAACGCCTCATCGCCGAGTTCTCCCGGGTGACCAGCTCCACCCGCAGCGCGCCGAAGGGCCGGGCCGGCGATCTGACCGAGCGCGAGACCGAGGTCCTCTCCCTCATCGCCCAGGGGCTGTCCAACGCGGAGATCGCCGGGCAGCTGGTGGTGGCGGAGCAGACCGTGAAGACCCATGTGAGCCGGATCCTGGTCAAGCTGGGCCTGCGCGACCGGACCCAGGCCGCGGTCTTCGCGTACGAGACGGGCCTGGTGCGCCCGGCCGGATACTGAAGGGCCGCACGGCCGGGCGCCCGTGGCCGGTCACTCGGCGGCGGGCACCTCCTGGAGCACCCTGGACCCGCCGACCGGCAGGTCCCAGAGCTCGTCGCGCGGGCGGCCCGCCAGTTCCCAGGCCGCCCTGACCCGGGTGAGCGGTTCGAGGACCGGCTCGGCGGAGAGCAGGAACGCCCCCCAGTGCATCGGCGCCATCCGGCGCGCGCCCAGATCCTCGCAGGCCGCGACCGCCTCCTCCGGGTCGGTGTGCACCGGCCCGAGCATCCAGCGCGGTTCGTAAGCCCCGATCGGCAGCAGCGCCAGATCGATGCCCGGGTGGCGGTGGCCGATCTCCCCGAACCAGTGGCCGTATCCGGTGTCACCCGCGAAGTACACCCGCTGCCCCCGCTGGTCGGTGAGGACCCAGCCGCCCCAGAGTGAGCGGCAGGTGTCGGTGAGGGTGCGCTTGGACCAGTGGTGGGCGGGCACGAAGTCGAAGCGGACACCGCCGGTCTCGGCCGACTCCCACCAGTCGAGCTCAATCACGTGGGTGAACCGGCGGCGCCGGAACCAGCGGGCGAGCCCGGCCGGGACGAAGAGCGGGGTGTCGCGCGGCAGCCGCTTGACCGTGGGGGCGTCCAGGTGGTCGTAGTGGTTGTGGCTGATGACCACGGCGTCGATCTTCGGCAGATCGGCCCAGCGGACCCCGACCGGGGTGACCCGGGCGGGCGTGCCGAGGATCCTGCGCGACCAGACCGGGTCGGTGAGGACGGTGAGACCGCCGATGCGCACCACCCAGCTGGCGTGTCCCACCCAGGTGACGGCGATGGTGGTGGCGTCGGTCTCAGGAAGCGGGGCGGGGGCATACGGCAGCAGCGGGATGTCGCGCAGCCCGTCGGAGCGTGGCCGCACGGCACGTTCGCGGGCCAGCCTGGCCATCGCACTGACGCCGGGCAGCGGGGCGGTGAGCCGGTCGGCGAAGGACTTGGGCCAGAGCCTGATCTCGCCGGGCGGTCGCAGGATGCCGGGGGCGCGGGTGCGGGGCCTGGTCCGGGTGTGCGGCCGGATCTGGGTCTTCCCCGCGGCAGGGACTTGCTGCCCGGCCCGGGGCCGGGGCCCGGTCCGGGCCTGCGGCTGTGGCTGTGGTGGCTGCGGCTCGGTGAGGGAGCTCTCGGTCTGTTCCGTCATCGAAGGGCTCCGTCCGGTGGCGGTGAGTCGTTCATCGCAGTTGCTCCAGGGCCGTCGCAAAGGTCCTCAACGCGCGGGCCACATGGGGCAGTTCGAGTGGCTCCGCCGAGTTGAGAGACTCCAGACGCTCCTGGGGGGTTGATCCGACGAGCGGACCCGTCGCGAACCTCACCCGCAGGGCGGCCGGATCGTCACCGAAGCGGTGGCCTCCGGGTGCCGGTGCGCCGATCCGCTGCCCGAGGTAGTCCTCCAGTTCCATCGCGTCGGTGACTCCGAGGGCCGCGAGGCCGGAGCGCAGCGGGTCCAGATCCGCGTACAGGTGGCGCCCGGCCTGCGGGGGCCTGGCGAGCGCGCCCGCTGCGAGCACCGCGTGGTGCGCCGCGGCGGCCACCCGGGCATGCAGACGGTTCGCCCGCGCAGACCGTTCCCGTACGGCCGCCGGTTCACCCAGCGCGCAGGCCGCCGCAGCGGCGACCGGTGCGGACACCGGCGCCCCGATCGCGGTGAGCACGTCCAGCGTTCTGGCGCGCCGGGCGGCCCCGTCCGCGGTGGAGGGGAACCGGGCGACGGCCACCGGCCAGGCCGTCGGGGTCAGCGAACCCGCCAGGTCGGACAGGACGGTCACCTCGTCAGGGCACATCTCGGCCGGGCTGAGCAGCACGGTCTCGTCGGGACGGTGCCTGGTGTCGCGCCAGGTCTCGTCGCTGATGATGTGCAGCCCCTCGGAGAGTGCGGCCTCGCAGGCCTCGTGCAGCAGCTCGGGCGGGGCGGCGGTCGCGGTGGGGTCGTCGGCGACGGAGAGCAGCAGCAGCCGGGGGTTGCCGCCTTCGGCGCGCACTCTGCGTACGGTCTCCAGGAGCGCGTACGGATCGGGCACCCCGCCGCACTCCGCCGGGGTGGGCACCGGGTACGCGGACCGCCCGACGAGACGTGCCTGCGGTATCCACCAGGCGGGGCACGGGCGGGGCAGCATCAGGTCGCCGCCGTCCGCGGCGAGGAGCGCGAGGAGCAGTGACTGGGCGCCGCCGACGGCGACCGTGTCACCCGGGACGCAGCCGAGTCCGCGGCGGGTCCAGTATCCGGCGGCCGCCGCCCGCAGCGCGGGCCCGCCGCCGGGCGGCTCTGGGTCGGTACGGAAGGCGGCGCCGGTGAGCGCGGCGGCCAGTTCGGGAAGCACCGGCAGTCCGGGTCCGGGGGTGGGCGGCCCGTAGCGGACAGGCCCGCGGCTCTCCGGAACCGTCCGCTGCATGGCCGCACCTCCGCTCTCGCCGACCCTCAGGAGACCTTTATACGTAGATTTGCCCGACCGGGCGACCGTGGGGACGGGCCTCTCCGGACGGCGGCCGCGCCCCCCGGTCCGGGCTTCCGGCGCTCAGGCCCGCCGGTGGCGCCCACGACGTGCGACGACGCGCCGGGGCCGGCATAGGCATCTACCGGGCCGGACGGGGTACGACGATCGGTCAGCAGAGCCCCCGCACAGGGCCGTCCGCCGCACGGGCAGCAGCCGGCCGGGGCGCGCAGCGATCACTGAGAGGGTTGGTCTCCATGGCATCCGGCGTCCCCCACAGCGGCCCGGTCCGCTTCGAACGGCTCACGGGCTGGCTCGGCGCCCGGGACCAGGCCCTGTTCCGCTCCGCGGCCGCCCGGCACTGGCCGGCCGCGGGGCCGGTGCTGCCCCGGCTGAGCCGCAGCGCCAACCATGGGCTGCTGTGGTTCGGCGCCGCCGCCGGGATCGCCGCGGTGGGCCGCTCCACCCGGGCGCGGCGGGCCGCGCTGCGGGGGGTGGCCTCGCTGGCCGTGGCGTCGGCCGTCGCCAACACGGTGGCCAAGGGGTCGGTCCGCAGATCGAGACCGATACTGGACGCCGTACCGGTGATGAGGCAGCTCAAGCGGCAGCCGGCCACCACGTCCTTCCCCTCCGGGCACGCGGCTTCGGCCGCCGCCTTCGCCACGGGCGTCGCGCTGGAGTCGAGGGGCTGGGGCGCGGTCGTCGCGCCGCTCGCCGTCAGCGTGGCCGCGTCCCGCGTCTACACCGGGGTGCACTATCCGAGCGACGTGGTGATCGGGGCGGCGCTCGGGGTGGGTGCCGCCTTCGCGGTACGGGGGCTCGTACCGACCCGTGACCAGCTGCCCGCCCCCGGCCGCCCGCACACCGAGGCACCGGTCCTGCCCGGCGGCGAGGATCTCGTCGTGGTGGTCAACAGGGCGTCGGGTTCGGCCGCGGCCAAGTCGGCCCTGGTCAGGGACGCGCTGCCGCTCGCCGAAGTGGTGGAGTGCGATCCGGGCGAGCTGGTGGCCACGCTGGAGAAGGCCGCCCGTAACTGCCGGGCCCTGGGCGTCTGCGGCGGGGACGGCACGGTCAACAGGGCGGCCGTGGTGGCGGCCCGGCACGGTGTGCCGCTGGCCGTCTTCCCCGGCGGCACACTGAACCACTTCGCGTACGACGTCGGGATCGAGGAGGTCCACGACACCTGCAGGGCGCTGGCCTCCGGCGACGCGGTAAAGGTCGACCTGGGCCGCTTCACACCGGGGCCCGACGGGCCGGGGGGCGGGCCGGGGCACTTCCTCAACACCTTCAGCCTCGGCTCCTATCCGGAGCTGGTGCGGATCAGGGAGCGCTGGTCCCCGAAGATCGGCGGGTGGCCCGCCGGGGTGCTGGCGGCGGCACGGGTGCTCGCCTCGCAGCGGCCGCTCCGGGCCGAGTTCCAGGGCGAACAGCGGGCCCTGTGGATGCTGTTCGCGGGCAACGGCATGTACCAGCAGATGGGGCCGACCCCCGGCCGGCGTTTCGATCTGGCGGACGGCCTGCTGGATGTCCGGGTGGTGCACGGCGGCCGGCTGCCGGGGCTGCGGCTGCTGGCGGCGGCCCTCGCCGGGCCGCTGTCCCGCTCCCCCGTGCACGCGGCGCAGCGGCTGCGCCGGGTCCGGGTCGCCGGGCTGGCGCCCGGCACGCCGCTCGCGTTCGACGGGGAGATCACGGAGGCTCCGGCCGCGCTGTGGATCGACAAGGACGACGAGGCCCTCACGGTGTATCGTCCGCTGCCGCTGTAGCGGCGTCCGTCACATCGAGAT
This window harbors:
- a CDS encoding DedA family protein produces the protein MSQIPPESTQQAVGYPSLFLLVALGSLVPVVPTGALVSSAAVVAFHQTDPPALLFVFAVASSAAFIGDIALYWLGRRGVHSKNGSRWLEALRNRVPQARLAKAQGQLDQHSKSVLVLSRLVPAGRIPVMLACLLGEMPLRRFARGDIPACLAWAAAYQLIGILGGSLFDEPWKGVVVAVVLTLLVSGAPAAWRRLRTGTGSPAPR
- a CDS encoding alpha/beta hydrolase; its protein translation is MASRPHSIRLRRALLTALVTASVAVPVSGAARPAAVTAPAPTALAPLRSVAPAALAVRYAGTRADIRAAARTALADGDTERAGSLRVMAGPGRHFLAFDGRDGGRTAEVFGDLSRARRIAVLVPGSDTGLDQYGRLLAGAEALQRQLGGGAAVVAWLGYATPATVSPTVLTTDRADEAAPVLRRFVRELGGATPAARISLLCHSYGSVVCGRAASGLDVAGIVLYGSPGAGRGSAAAMHTRATVWAARGGGDWIADVPHIRIPLPFVTVGLGADPVAAGFGARVFDAGGGGHSDYLKPGSLSLANLARIVSGQTPSGVVRHA
- a CDS encoding acyltransferase family protein, whose translation is MRDLVRRIESATPPGRDRAVDALRALAILGVVLGHWLVTALVTDSGTVHGASPLRYMPELTPVSWLFQTLAVFFLVGGQVGAVSYATARGQGVTYQQWLGARLVRLGRPVAAVLVVWTVAAAVMLVSGTGPETVRTLIELVLSPLWFLLVFAGLTAATPLVTRLHPLWPIAVVLHVDLIRFGLGGPSWLGWVNVAAGWLVPYCVGTAWARGALKDRRTAWTLLLGGAAVTAGLVLWAGYPASMVGVPGSRISNLDPPTLAAVTFGLAQCGAALLLLGPLRRALARPAAWASVALVNLSAMTVFLWHQTAMMAVTAVGMLTGRALPGLHTVPDGWGWVLARPAWLPVFAVALLVCWAAFHTYEQGRRGHSRVVRTGAPAPRGETHHDHA
- a CDS encoding sensor histidine kinase; the encoded protein is MTMPEADRMTQQEPPRWSRERAGAALRRAPRALLHDLTDPADPVRERSGRASWRPALAVPLVLCAVLLALMQANSLAPGNGGDIPGFTVLLGLAQGVALAAGMFRPVAAWWASTGLLIATVGLTEPGLGANVPYPWTVPGMFLTGGTLFLLALRVRPRRAGGALVVTLLAGAACTVLTSRPHDFDLDRAVPVLLAVVVVASSLRGLRKARRETDAQAELTAEERTLRTLLEERNRIARELHDVVAHHMSVISIQAQVAPHLVENPSDELRENLAGIRENAVTALTELRRVLGVLRSDDASDDSLRHAPQPTLDQLDALLGRVRNAGLTVTAETTGLPYALPPGVGLTAFRIVQEALSNVLRHAPGAEVQVEIAYRSSAVGVRVTNTAPAGKPAPATAPGVGHGLLGMRERAAMLGGDFADGPTPGGGYEVAAILPLEGPS
- a CDS encoding response regulator transcription factor encodes the protein MTIRVLIADDQMMVRQGFTVLLNAEPDIEVVGQAVDGLDAIARVAELAPDVVLMDIRMPGLGGIEATRRITGPGGGAVRVLVLTTFDLDEYVYEALRAGAAGFLLKDASADELARAVRVVAAGDALLAPNITKRLIAEFSRVTSSTRSAPKGRAGDLTERETEVLSLIAQGLSNAEIAGQLVVAEQTVKTHVSRILVKLGLRDRTQAAVFAYETGLVRPAGY
- a CDS encoding MBL fold metallo-hydrolase, translated to MTEQTESSLTEPQPPQPQPQARTGPRPRAGQQVPAAGKTQIRPHTRTRPRTRAPGILRPPGEIRLWPKSFADRLTAPLPGVSAMARLARERAVRPRSDGLRDIPLLPYAPAPLPETDATTIAVTWVGHASWVVRIGGLTVLTDPVWSRRILGTPARVTPVGVRWADLPKIDAVVISHNHYDHLDAPTVKRLPRDTPLFVPAGLARWFRRRRFTHVIELDWWESAETGGVRFDFVPAHHWSKRTLTDTCRSLWGGWVLTDQRGQRVYFAGDTGYGHWFGEIGHRHPGIDLALLPIGAYEPRWMLGPVHTDPEEAVAACEDLGARRMAPMHWGAFLLSAEPVLEPLTRVRAAWELAGRPRDELWDLPVGGSRVLQEVPAAE
- a CDS encoding aminotransferase class I/II-fold pyridoxal phosphate-dependent enzyme, with the translated sequence MQRTVPESRGPVRYGPPTPGPGLPVLPELAAALTGAAFRTDPEPPGGGPALRAAAAGYWTRRGLGCVPGDTVAVGGAQSLLLALLAADGGDLMLPRPCPAWWIPQARLVGRSAYPVPTPAECGGVPDPYALLETVRRVRAEGGNPRLLLLSVADDPTATAAPPELLHEACEAALSEGLHIISDETWRDTRHRPDETVLLSPAEMCPDEVTVLSDLAGSLTPTAWPVAVARFPSTADGAARRARTLDVLTAIGAPVSAPVAAAAACALGEPAAVRERSARANRLHARVAAAAHHAVLAAGALARPPQAGRHLYADLDPLRSGLAALGVTDAMELEDYLGQRIGAPAPGGHRFGDDPAALRVRFATGPLVGSTPQERLESLNSAEPLELPHVARALRTFATALEQLR
- a CDS encoding bifunctional phosphatase PAP2/diacylglycerol kinase family protein → MASGVPHSGPVRFERLTGWLGARDQALFRSAAARHWPAAGPVLPRLSRSANHGLLWFGAAAGIAAVGRSTRARRAALRGVASLAVASAVANTVAKGSVRRSRPILDAVPVMRQLKRQPATTSFPSGHAASAAAFATGVALESRGWGAVVAPLAVSVAASRVYTGVHYPSDVVIGAALGVGAAFAVRGLVPTRDQLPAPGRPHTEAPVLPGGEDLVVVVNRASGSAAAKSALVRDALPLAEVVECDPGELVATLEKAARNCRALGVCGGDGTVNRAAVVAARHGVPLAVFPGGTLNHFAYDVGIEEVHDTCRALASGDAVKVDLGRFTPGPDGPGGGPGHFLNTFSLGSYPELVRIRERWSPKIGGWPAGVLAAARVLASQRPLRAEFQGEQRALWMLFAGNGMYQQMGPTPGRRFDLADGLLDVRVVHGGRLPGLRLLAAALAGPLSRSPVHAAQRLRRVRVAGLAPGTPLAFDGEITEAPAALWIDKDDEALTVYRPLPL